TTCAATATCGATAATATTGTAATTGCAGAAGCGATTATGGAAGCAGCCGAAAATGAGCAATCTCCTGTTATTCTTTCGATTGGACAAGGCGTAATTAATTTTGGCCAGTTTTATTATCTTTCAGATATTGCCAAACGTTTGGCGAACAATAGCACGGTACCAGTTGTCCTGCATTTGGATCACGGCATAAGTTTTGAACAGGTTATTTTATGTCTTCGGGCAGGATTTACCTCTGTAATGTATGACGGATCCCATTATGATTTCTCAGAAAACATAACGACAAGCACTGCTGTAATTCGAGCTGCTCATGCAGTAGGTGTCTCAGTGGAATGTGAACTTGGTGCCATACAAGGAGTTGAAGACGGAATATCGAATAGTCATGTTAATCTTGTTGATCTACAAGAGGTAAAAGAATTTATTTCAACTGTTCATTGTGATGCTCTTGCCGTTGGAATCGGAAATGCTCACGGTATGTATAAGGCTACTCCACATCTTGATTTTTATCGTCTTCAGGCATGTGTTGATGCAGGTACTCCACCTCTTGTTTTGCATGGCGGATCAGGTCTTCCTGATGTGTTGATACGGCAAGCGATAGAAATCGGTATTAGAAAAATAAATGTTGCTACAGAAATACGTTTCGCATATATCAAAGGGTTGGGTGAAAAAATCCAAACAAATGATATCTATGCCATAGAACATCAAGCAAAAAAACATGTTTTCGAAGTGGCCACGAAAAAAATCAGATTATTTCTGAATAAATAGGGAGGATAGTATGCCTTATATGAAGGCTATCATCGCTATAGGAGAAGGGCAAGTGAAAATTGCCGACGACATTCCTATGCCAATCTTAGGAGATTATGAGGCTTTATGCAAAGTTCATGCTTGTGGTTTCTGTAATGGAACCGACCTTCAGATTATCGACGGAACTTTAGTAAATGGTTTTGGAGGATTTCCGACTGTTTTAGGGCATGAAGGTGCAGGTGAAATTGTTGCGTTGGGGAAAAGGGTCAGGCACATCCATATCGGAGATCGATATATTCATCCCAATCTGCATCCGAATGTTGGGAACGGATATTCAAAAACGCATGGAAGTATGGCTCAATATGGAATTATTAATGATGATCGTTCAATGTTGGAAGATGGGTTTAATGCAGAGAACCTCCCTTTTCCACGCCAGCATAAGTTTCCTTCTTCAATAGACTATATTGATGCGGGAGTTTTACTTTCCTTGGCAGAATGTCATTCTGCTGTCGTAAATTTTGGTGTCAAACCCGAGATGGATATTTTGATTTACGGCGCCGGTCCGATGGGAATAGCATTGGCAATGTTCTGTGGTTTTGCTGGTGCACATGTGACACAGATCGACGGCGTCTCAGAACGCTTGGCCTATGCGAAAAAAGTGGCAAAAGTAGAACATACTATCAATTTTAATGAAGAGTCTGTAGATAGTATTCTAAATGGAATATGCTTTGATATGGTTATTGATGCCGTTGGACTGACGACGATTATCTATGAGGCTAGTAATCGATTAAAGCCGGGAGGAAAGGTCGGATCGCTTGGTGTGCTAAAAAAAGATGATCGTCTAGTAAATACTGCATTACTTAAAAATAATACAAGTATACATATGCTCAATTTCCCGTATGGGGAATATGCAATTATGGATAAAACAATACGACTTATTACCGATGGGACTATACAGCCGGAAGATTTCTATTCACACATAATGCCATATACGGAAATTGACAAGGCAATTGGCTTGGTAAGAGGTAAGAAGGTTTTAAAGATTATTCTTACGTTTGACGACTAATTAATTATCTTAAAAAGGTTTAAGGGGGGCTGTTAATCATAGTCGATCTTCATTCTGGCGGGGAAGGATAGATATCTTGCGGCTATTCTTGATGGCGACTAT
This portion of the Sediminispirochaeta bajacaliforniensis DSM 16054 genome encodes:
- a CDS encoding zinc-dependent alcohol dehydrogenase — encoded protein: MPYMKAIIAIGEGQVKIADDIPMPILGDYEALCKVHACGFCNGTDLQIIDGTLVNGFGGFPTVLGHEGAGEIVALGKRVRHIHIGDRYIHPNLHPNVGNGYSKTHGSMAQYGIINDDRSMLEDGFNAENLPFPRQHKFPSSIDYIDAGVLLSLAECHSAVVNFGVKPEMDILIYGAGPMGIALAMFCGFAGAHVTQIDGVSERLAYAKKVAKVEHTINFNEESVDSILNGICFDMVIDAVGLTTIIYEASNRLKPGGKVGSLGVLKKDDRLVNTALLKNNTSIHMLNFPYGEYAIMDKTIRLITDGTIQPEDFYSHIMPYTEIDKAIGLVRGKKVLKIILTFDD
- a CDS encoding class II fructose-bisphosphate aldolase — protein: MALVTLSEVLAIAQKEKIAVPAFNIDNIVIAEAIMEAAENEQSPVILSIGQGVINFGQFYYLSDIAKRLANNSTVPVVLHLDHGISFEQVILCLRAGFTSVMYDGSHYDFSENITTSTAVIRAAHAVGVSVECELGAIQGVEDGISNSHVNLVDLQEVKEFISTVHCDALAVGIGNAHGMYKATPHLDFYRLQACVDAGTPPLVLHGGSGLPDVLIRQAIEIGIRKINVATEIRFAYIKGLGEKIQTNDIYAIEHQAKKHVFEVATKKIRLFLNK